The following are from one region of the Verrucomicrobiaceae bacterium genome:
- a CDS encoding DUF58 domain-containing protein, which yields MAENSRSFLEPAVLSRLMALPLNARQAMLGSVSGKHRSPVRGSSLEFAQYRKYVPGDDTRRLDWRTWGRSDRFYIKEFEADTNLRLCLLIDTSGSMSFGPAGATRFDYAKKLAGTLGYLAAQQGDAVGLWSLAEKPVEIPAKRGASHLGLVLDQMGSIQPVGDTTLLTALHDAAEKIRQRALVVIFSDLFVPPTELKTAIQHLRFRKHDVAVFHLLDQKELDFDFDRPARFIDLEGGEALLADPSLIRRNYREAVKQYMHEIDDLIRTTAIDYHRVKLHEKYDDVLVKFLLSRVQKKGGR from the coding sequence ATGGCTGAGAACTCACGATCCTTTTTAGAGCCTGCGGTATTATCGCGCCTCATGGCCCTTCCCCTCAACGCCCGCCAAGCCATGCTCGGCAGCGTGTCCGGCAAGCACCGCAGTCCTGTTCGCGGCTCCTCGCTCGAATTCGCTCAATACCGCAAATACGTCCCCGGCGACGACACCCGCCGCCTCGACTGGCGCACCTGGGGCCGCAGCGACCGTTTCTACATCAAAGAATTCGAAGCCGACACCAATCTCCGCCTCTGCCTGCTCATCGACACCAGCGGCAGCATGAGCTTCGGCCCCGCTGGAGCCACACGCTTCGACTACGCCAAAAAACTCGCCGGAACGCTCGGCTACCTCGCCGCGCAACAGGGCGATGCCGTCGGCCTTTGGTCGCTCGCGGAAAAACCCGTCGAAATCCCCGCCAAACGCGGCGCGAGCCATCTCGGCCTCGTTTTGGACCAAATGGGCTCCATCCAGCCCGTCGGCGATACCACGCTGCTCACTGCCCTGCACGACGCCGCCGAAAAAATCCGCCAGCGAGCCCTCGTCGTCATTTTTAGCGATCTTTTCGTCCCTCCCACCGAGCTCAAAACGGCCATCCAGCATCTGCGCTTCCGCAAGCACGACGTCGCCGTCTTCCACCTGCTCGATCAGAAGGAACTCGACTTCGATTTCGACCGCCCCGCCCGCTTCATCGACCTCGAAGGCGGCGAAGCCCTGCTCGCCGATCCGAGCCTCATCCGTCGAAACTACCGCGAAGCCGTGAAGCAATACATGCACGAAATCGACGACCTCATCCGCACCACCGCCATCGACTACCACCGCGTGAAGCTGCACGAAAAATACGACGATGTGCTCGTGAAGTTCCTCCTCAGCCGCGTGCAGAAGAAAGGGGGACGGTGA
- a CDS encoding type II toxin-antitoxin system RelE/ParE family toxin, whose amino-acid sequence MSRVDLTLDAQADLKEIWDYVARDSVLQADKLLSRFEEKWMHLANHRGYGRPRPELAIGCRSHPFGNYCFYFRQTKDGILLLRVLHSARDIRQIEFPKP is encoded by the coding sequence ATGTCACGAGTTGATCTCACGCTCGATGCCCAGGCTGATCTCAAAGAGATTTGGGACTATGTGGCTCGTGACAGTGTGTTACAGGCAGACAAGCTCTTGAGCCGTTTTGAGGAGAAATGGATGCATCTGGCCAACCATCGCGGCTACGGACGCCCACGGCCCGAGCTTGCAATCGGATGTCGCAGTCATCCATTTGGCAACTACTGCTTCTACTTCCGCCAAACGAAGGATGGCATCCTGCTCCTGCGCGTGCTGCATTCCGCGCGTGACATCAGGCAAATCGAGTTTCCGAAACCCTGA